A window of Rhododendron vialii isolate Sample 1 chromosome 11a, ASM3025357v1 contains these coding sequences:
- the LOC131307291 gene encoding amino acid permease 3-like — protein sequence MGDNAAVKNHRHQVFDVSANVAPAGSRCFDDDGRLKRTGTAWTASAHIIAAVIGPELLSLAWATAQLGWIAGPTALFLFSIVTYYTSTLLADCYRSGDPATGKRNYTYMDAVSSNLGRMKVKVCGWIQYLNLFGVAIGYTIAASISMMAVKRSNCFHASRGKDPCKISSTPYMLAFGAAEILFSQIPDFDQISWLSIVAAVMSFTYSSIGLGLGIAKVAESWKFKGSLTGISIGTVTETQKVWRSFQALGDIVFAYSYSLILVEIQDTLKSPPSESKTMKKATLISVSVTTLFYMLCGCFGYAAFGDLTPGNLLTGFGFYNPFWLLDIANVAIVVHLVCAYQVYCQPLFAFVEKTAAERFPNSEFIKKEYKIQTPIPGFSYFRLNILRLVWRTLFVILTIVIAMLMPFFNVVVRILGAFGFGLLTVYFPVEIYIVQKKIPKWSTMWMSLQILSAACLVISIAAVTGSFAGLVEDLKSYKPFKSSY from the exons ATGGGTGATAACGCTGCCGTGAAGAACCACCGCCACCAAGTTTTCGACGTCTCCGCCAACGTGGCTCCGGCAGGGTCAAGGTGCTTCGACGATGACGGCCGCCTCAAAAGGACCG GGACTGCATGGACAGCAAGTGCTCACATAATAGCAGCTGTGATTGGGCCTGAACTGCTGTCCTTGGCTTGGGCCACAGCCCAACTTGGATGGATCGCTGGTCCAACTGCCCTCTTCTTGTTCTCCATTGTCACTTACTACACCTCCACCCTCCTCGCCGACTGCTACCGCTCCGGCGACCCTGCCACCGGAAAAAGGAACTATACTTACATGGATGCCGTCAGCTCCAATCTCG GTAGAATGAAAGTTAAGGTCTGCGGGTGGATTCAGTACCTCAACCTTTTTGGAGTTGCCATTGGCTACACTATTGCCGCTTCCATAAGCATGAT GGCAGTCAAGAGGTCTAATTGCTTCCATGCCAGCAGAGGGAAAGACCCATGCAAAATATCAAGCACTCCGTACATGCTCGCGTTTGGTGCAGCAGAGATCCTCTTCTCTCAGATACCGGACTTCGATCAGATCTCATGGCTTTCGATTGTCGCCGCGGTCATGTCCTTCACTTACTCTTCCATCGGTCTTGGCCTCGGAATCGCCAAAGTTGCCG AGAGTTGGAAGTTCAAGGGAAGTCTTACTGGAATAAGCATTGGCACTGTGACTGAGACTCAAAAAGTATGGAGGAGCTTTCAAGCATTGGGAGACATTGTTTTTGCCTATTCTTACTCTCTCATCCTTGTTGAAATTCAG GACACACTCAAGTCCCCACCATCTGAGTCCAAAACAATGAAGAAGGCTACCCTAATAAGTGTCTCAGTGACAACTCTTTTCTACATGCTCTGTGGCTGCTTCGGCTACGCTGCCTTCGGGGACCTCACCCCCGGAAACCTCCTCACTGGCTTCGGCTTCTACAACCCTTTCTGGCTCCTAGACATCGCCAACGTGGCCATCGTAGTCCACCTCGTCTGTGCATACCAAGTCTACTGCCAACCCCTGTTCGCCTTTGTCGAAAAAACAGCTGCGGAACGGTTCCCAAACAGTGAATTCATTAAAAAGGAGTACAAAATCCAAACTCCAATTCCCGGGTTCAGCTATTTCCGCCTCAACATCCTCCGGTTGGTGTGGAGGACCCTTTTTGTGATCCTGACCATTGTGATAGCGATGCTCATGCCATTTTTCAATGTTGTGGTGAGAATccttggagcttttgggtttgGGCTGTTGACGGTATATTTCCCGGTGGAAATTTACATTGTGCAGAAGAAAATACCGAAGTGGAGTACCATGTGGATGTCTCTTCAAATTCTCAGTGCTGCTTGTCTTGTTATTTCCATTGCTGCCGTGACTGGATCCTTTGCCGGACTTGTTGAAGATCTCAAGTCTTACAAGCCTTTCAAATCCAGTTATTGA